In Nonlabens agnitus, the DNA window ATTTACAGTTGGATACCAACCCAGTAGATCTAGATGGTGATGGTATCCCAGATGCGCAAAACATCGCTCTGGCACCATTGACCAATCGTAATTTTACACTGGCCAATCAATATGCCATCACTTGGGACCTTACCAATTCCTTGAACTTGAACCTGACGGCTAACAATGATCGCATCATACGTAGTTACATCAATACAGAGGACAACACCATTGACGAGAGCTATACCTTGTGGACTAATTTCTTGGATGAAGGTATACCAGACTCGCACACCAGACAGTTTAGAGCGACTTATGAGGTGCCCTTCGAGAAGTTTCCTTTTCTCGCTTTCGCGAAAGCGACATACACTTATACTGCAGATTTCAACTGGCAGCGTAACTCACAACAATTTGCACAGCTAGACGGCATTCCCAACTTAGGAAACAGCGTCCAGAACGCTAATACGCACCGTATCAATGGTAATTTGGATTTGGGTAAATTGTATTCCTACGTAGGACTGGAGAAGAAGAAATTTGGCGCCGCAGCGCGTAAAGAAGCACAGCAACGCACGGCAAGTAGATCTCGCAATCGACTGCCTACAGCCAGACAGGAAAAAGGTGAAGAGCAAGAAAAAACTGAAGAGATCAAAATCCCAAAGAAGAATTTTGCCAACCAAGCATACAACACGCTGATAGGGATCGCAACATCCGTAAAACGTGCGACCATTAATTATGAAGAAGGTAACGGTATTTTCTTGCCAGGATATACACCTAGCGTCGGATTTATTGGGACTTTAAGGCCTAGTACAGGATTTACCTTTGGTAGTCAGGCCGAAATTAGGGATCTCGCCGCTAGACGTGGATGGTTGACGTTGTACCAAGACTTCAACGAGCAATATGCAGAAATCGAGCGACGTAAACTGAACGTGAACTTTAGTGTGGATTTGTTGCCAGACCTTAAGATCGACATCGTTTCCAACAGACAGTACCAAGAGACTTTTAATGAAAATTATAGAGTAGATCCAGATGATCTGACGTATCAATCATTAACGCCACAAACCTTTGGTAACTTCAGTATTTCAACACTTATGTTAGGGACGGCTTTTTCTAAAAGTAGTATCGAGGATTCCCAGACTTTTGACCAGTTTAGAGACAATAGATTGCAGGTGGCAAACAGGCTTGCAAGAGAATTTTACGGGACTGATAATTTCTCACGTGATGGCGATGGTTTCCCTAACGGGTTTAGCCGCAATAGTCAAAACGTATTGTTGCCATCATTTTTAGCGGCCTATGAAGGTCGTGATGTCAACGACCAGGATGATAATGCCTTTAAGGATATCCCATTGCCTAACTGGGATATCAAATACACAGGTCTCATGAAGTTGGCCTGGTTTAGAAAAACCTTCAAGCGCTTTAGCCTACAACATGGTTACCGTTCTGATTATACCATCAACAGGTTCCAGACTAATTTGAATTTTTCTGCAGGAAACGGTGTTTTAGAATATGAGCAGCAAAATCAGCAGGTATTGAATCAAAACGGAGATTATAAGCCTGCCAATTTGTATTACAACATCAATTTAACCGAAAGTTTTAGTCCGTTGATCAAGGTAGATTTTGAAATGAGAAACTCGCTGTCCATAGCAGCCGAGTGGAGAAAAGATCGAGCGATATCCTTGAGCTTTGACAACAACTTATTGACGGAGATAAGCGGTAATGAACTTGTTGTGGGTGTAGGATACCGGGTCAAAGACGTGCCATTTAGAACGAGTGTAGGTGGTCGCAGTAGGGTTATCAAAAGCGACCTCAACCTACAGTTGGATGGACGCGTCAGGGATAATATCACGATCATAAGATATTTGGATCTGGAAAACAGTCAAGCAACAGCTGGACAAACCATTTATGGCGCTAAATTCACGGCAGAGTATGCCTTTAGTAGAGCATTTCAAGCGCTCTTTTACTACGATCACACGTTTTCTGAATTTGCTATTTCTACAGCATTCCCGCAAACCACCATTAGAAGTGGTATCACCCTTCAATATACTTTTGGGAATTAAGAGGTACAGCGCCTAAATAACGTTATACTTTTTTACTTTTGTCTCATACAAATTATACTATGAATATTCCAGCAGAATTAAAATACACAAAGGATCACGAGTGGGTCAAAATAGATGGTGATATCGCAACGGTAGGTATTACGGACTTCGCTCAAGGCGAGTTGGGTGATATCGTTTATGTAGAGGTAGAAACTATAGATGAAACTCTTGAACAAGAAGAAGTATTCGGTACGGTAGAAGCCGTAAAAACTGTTTCTGATCTTTTCTTGCCGCTGTCTGGGGAAATTCTGGAATTCAATGAGAAACTAGAAGATGAACCAGAATTGGTGAATTCTGATCCTTATGGAGATGGCTGGATGATCAAAATGAAAATTTCAGATGATTCCCAACTGTCTAGTTTGCTAAGCGCAGACGCGTATAAGGAATTAGTCGGGTAGATGCAAAAGCTTCTCTACTGGATAGCACCATTCTATACGGCGTTGATTGCCTACGGTTCTCTGTCCAGTAGTACAGTTCCTTCTATTGATGTTGAAAATATTGATAAAGCGTATCATGCCGGCGCCTATTTTTTGATGATGGTGGTGTGGTATTTGTTTTTTTACCATAGATATTTAGAGCGTCAGGTTCATTTTGAATACAATCTGGGTATGATTCTGTCGCAATGGTCAAGAACAATTGCTGTGGCAGCTTCTATTTTTTCCTTAGTTATAGGTGGTCTTTTAGAGTTGGGTCAGGGATTTATTTCGCAAAATAGAACAATGGACGGCTATGATATGCTAGCAAATGGGACTGGCATTATAATTGCAGTTTTGATAATGCGGGTTATATCTTTAATGAAGAGTCCTAGATAAAGCTTCATTTGCTTTTATTTGAAATAGTATTTATATATTTTTAGCCTTTAATTTTTATCCATCATGGAAGTAAAAAAATCAGAAAACGCAGATTTGCGTAAAAACATTACCATCTATGCCTTAATGGGTTTAGCATTTATGTTATTGCTCTCATGGCAAGGACTAGAGTATGAATCTAAGCAGGTCGATGTAGAAGAAATCTACGATGAGCCTATGGTTATGGAAGAAGTGGAAGATATTCCTATCACACAGATGATGGATACACCACCACCACCGCCACCACCGCCACCAGCACCCGAAGTAATAGAGGTTGTTGAGGATGAAGTAGAAATTGAAGAGGTTGAAATTCAAGATACTGAAACTGACGAGCAAGAGGAGATCGTAGAAATCGATGAAGTAGCTGAAGAAGTTGGTGTTGTAGAAGAAATTGCTGACGTACCATTTGCAATAATTGAAAATGTACCTGTTTATCCTGGTTGTGAAAGCGAGAAAAACAATGCAGATCGTAAAAAGTGTATGCAGGAGAAAATCACACGTTTTGTGAGAAAAGAGTTTGATACTGGTATTGCAAATGAAGTTGGTCTTTCAGGAAAACAAACGATTAGCGTTCAATTTAAAATTGATAGAAACGGAGATGTTGTAAATATTGTATCTAGAGCAAAGGATCCTAAACTACAGACAGAGGCCGCAAGGGTTATGAATAAATTACCTAAAATGACGCCAGGTAAGCAAAGAGGTAAACCAGTAGGTGTTATTTATGGACTTCCTATCATTTTTGAGGTTCAAGACTAAGAATCTTTAAAGAATTAACAAAAATCCGCTTCATGTTTATGGAGCGGATTTTTTTATGGTATGTTTCTTGAAGATGGTTTTAAATAACATAAAACCATTATTATGAGAAATCTAGACTCCAAAGTAGGTGCTGCAACACCAACTGGAACCAGTAGAGCGGACAAGAAATCCGTGAGCATCAAGACCAATTCATCCATCAACTTCCTTATCGGGCTCTGTGCGGTAATGATGTTTTCCTTTGTGGTTATTGAATTACAAACTCCTAAAATCGATCGGGAATATACCATAAGCCTACGGGATGATTATGTGATCGAGTCAAATCTGGACAGGTTCAGGATTGAAAAGCCACAGCCAGAGCCACGTCCTGTAAAACAGCCTAAAGAGCCAAAAGTTCAAGAACCTAAAGTCAATAAAATCAAACCACCGGTAATTGTTGACAATAGCGATCCAGAACCAACTGAAGATCCAGAGCCCAGCGATACACCTTTACACGAGCCTGCAGAAGACTCACCCACAACTAACACGTCTGAACCGTCAAAAACAGCAACTGTTTCCAACGAGCCTCGTAATGTCATGAGTGTTACCGAAGTCCCTTTGTTCCCAGGTTGTAGTGCTTCATTGAATAACGAAGAGCGTATCAATTGTTTAAATGAAAAAATGCAGCGGTTTGTTCAAAGACGTTTTGATTTAAGCCTTGCCAATGAGTTAAACAATACAAAACAAGTCAATATCACCGTGGTTTTTACCATCGGGACTGATGGTTTACCTAAAGACATCCTTGTGCGAGCGCCTAGCGAAGAATTGAAAAAAGAAGCCTATCGCATAGTTTCAA includes these proteins:
- the gcvH gene encoding glycine cleavage system protein GcvH; its protein translation is MNIPAELKYTKDHEWVKIDGDIATVGITDFAQGELGDIVYVEVETIDETLEQEEVFGTVEAVKTVSDLFLPLSGEILEFNEKLEDEPELVNSDPYGDGWMIKMKISDDSQLSSLLSADAYKELVG
- a CDS encoding VanZ family protein, with the protein product MQKLLYWIAPFYTALIAYGSLSSSTVPSIDVENIDKAYHAGAYFLMMVVWYLFFYHRYLERQVHFEYNLGMILSQWSRTIAVAASIFSLVIGGLLELGQGFISQNRTMDGYDMLANGTGIIIAVLIMRVISLMKSPR
- a CDS encoding energy transducer TonB codes for the protein MEVKKSENADLRKNITIYALMGLAFMLLLSWQGLEYESKQVDVEEIYDEPMVMEEVEDIPITQMMDTPPPPPPPPPAPEVIEVVEDEVEIEEVEIQDTETDEQEEIVEIDEVAEEVGVVEEIADVPFAIIENVPVYPGCESEKNNADRKKCMQEKITRFVRKEFDTGIANEVGLSGKQTISVQFKIDRNGDVVNIVSRAKDPKLQTEAARVMNKLPKMTPGKQRGKPVGVIYGLPIIFEVQD
- a CDS encoding energy transducer TonB; this encodes MRNLDSKVGAATPTGTSRADKKSVSIKTNSSINFLIGLCAVMMFSFVVIELQTPKIDREYTISLRDDYVIESNLDRFRIEKPQPEPRPVKQPKEPKVQEPKVNKIKPPVIVDNSDPEPTEDPEPSDTPLHEPAEDSPTTNTSEPSKTATVSNEPRNVMSVTEVPLFPGCSASLNNEERINCLNEKMQRFVQRRFDLSLANELNNTKQVNITVVFTIGTDGLPKDILVRAPSEELKKEAYRIVSKLPKMTPGKFEGADVNTTYALPIIFRIQ